A stretch of DNA from Thermomicrobiales bacterium:
TCTGTGGCCATCGTGCTGGTCGCCACCATCGTGCTCACCGCAGTCTCGACGGCGCTCGTCGGACCGGTTGCGTTCTTCGGTCTGCTGGTGGCGAACGTCGCGTATCTCATTGCCGGGTCGCCCTGGCATCGCTACACGTTGCCGACGGCCGCCATGCTTGGCGTCATGGCGCTCGTCGGCGGCCAGGCAGTCCTCGAGCATGCCTTTGGGCTCAATAGCAGCCTGTCGGTCATCATCGAATTCATCGGAGGAATTGCGTTCATCTATCTGATCCTGCGGAGGAGCGCCAGATGATCCAGGTCGAACAGGCGACCAAGCGGTATGGGAATGTGACTGTTGTGGACCAAGTCTCGCTGACCATTCCGCGTGGCGGGCTGACGACCATCATCGGACCGAACGGCGCTGGCAAATCGACCCTGCTGGGTATGATGAGTCGGCTCGTCGGAATGGATGGCGGAACGATCCGCGTGGACGGGCTCGACGTCAGCACCACCCCGAGCCGCGATCTTGCGCAACGCCTCTCGATTCTGCGGCAGGACAACCGGCTCGATGCTCGGTTGACCGTACGTGACCTGGTGGCATTTGGGCGCTATCCCTATTCACGCGGTCGATTGACGATCGAGGACCGGGACAAGATCGAAGCCGCCATCGAATACATGCACCTCGATCCGATGCGCGAGCGATTCCTGGATGAGCTCTCGGGCGGACAACGACAACGCGCGTTTGTTGCGATGGTGCTGGCGCAAGACACCGACTATGTGCTGCTCGACGAGCCGCTGAACAGCCTTGACATGAAGCATGCAGTGGGAATCATGCGGATGTTGCGCAGAACCGCGGACGAGCTTGGCAAGACCATCGTGATGGTCT
This window harbors:
- a CDS encoding ATP-binding cassette domain-containing protein, with amino-acid sequence MIQVEQATKRYGNVTVVDQVSLTIPRGGLTTIIGPNGAGKSTLLGMMSRLVGMDGGTIRVDGLDVSTTPSRDLAQRLSILRQDNRLDARLTVRDLVAFGRYPYSRGRLTIEDRDKIEAAIEYMHLDPMRERFLDELSGGQRQRAFVAMVLAQDTDYVLLDEPLNSLDMKHAVGIMRMLRRTADELGKTIVMVLHDINFASCYSDHIVAMANGKVLYHTTPMELMTTETLSVIYGLDVEVQEIAGNRIGIYYR